In uncultured Fusobacterium sp., a single genomic region encodes these proteins:
- a CDS encoding pyridoxamine 5'-phosphate oxidase family protein, with product MNEVIKFLNENPIQYFATIGLDNKPKIRPFQFMLEDNNKLYFCTSNQKEIYKELQKNPYIEICISDKNFAWLRLNGKVVFSKDENIKKKIIENNPLVKSIYKEFNNPIFEIFYLEDAKGSISTLSTSAPKIYSL from the coding sequence ATGAATGAAGTAATTAAATTTTTAAACGAAAACCCAATACAATATTTTGCAACTATTGGATTAGATAACAAACCTAAAATTCGTCCTTTCCAATTTATGTTAGAAGATAATAACAAACTTTATTTTTGCACTTCTAACCAAAAAGAAATATATAAAGAATTGCAAAAAAATCCTTATATTGAAATTTGTATATCTGATAAAAATTTTGCTTGGTTAAGATTAAATGGTAAAGTAGTGTTTTCAAAAGATGAAAATATTAAAAAGAAAATTATTGAAAATAATCCTTTAGTAAAATCTATTTATAAAGAATTTAATAATCCAATTTTTGAAATTTTTTATCTTGAAGATGCAAAAGGAAGTATTTCTACACTTTCAACTTCAGCCCCTAAAATTTATTCATTATAA